The following are encoded in a window of Mycobacterium vicinigordonae genomic DNA:
- a CDS encoding TetR/AcrR family transcriptional regulator, which translates to MPTDPPRTYHHGHLERAGIDGAVEEVETVGVAAVSMRRIARRAGVSHAALAYKFGDKAGIFTAVATEGFQLAAQMIGAAADGPDGFVRGGQSYIEFALTHRGHFEVMFRPKLYHGDNEALVAARTAAFEVLYGSARLSLEAYQPGAVSEEDVRGLVLAGWSASHGFATLALTANLSEHLETDAAALAAHVVRGIVIMGQLAQQASGN; encoded by the coding sequence ATGCCGACCGACCCACCGAGGACCTACCACCACGGGCACCTCGAACGGGCAGGCATCGATGGGGCCGTGGAAGAAGTGGAGACCGTTGGAGTAGCGGCAGTAAGCATGCGGCGCATCGCGAGGAGGGCCGGTGTTTCGCACGCCGCGCTGGCATATAAGTTCGGCGATAAGGCGGGCATTTTCACGGCGGTGGCCACCGAGGGATTTCAGCTCGCCGCGCAGATGATCGGAGCCGCCGCCGACGGGCCCGACGGATTCGTCCGCGGCGGCCAGAGCTACATCGAGTTCGCGCTTACCCACCGCGGCCACTTCGAAGTGATGTTCCGGCCCAAGCTGTACCACGGCGACAACGAAGCTCTGGTGGCGGCGAGGACCGCCGCTTTCGAGGTGCTCTACGGCAGCGCCAGATTGAGTCTCGAGGCCTACCAACCAGGCGCGGTCAGCGAAGAGGACGTGCGAGGTTTGGTGTTGGCAGGCTGGTCTGCGTCCCATGGTTTCGCAACCCTCGCGCTGACCGCCAACCTGTCTGAGCATCTCGAGACCGATGCTGCGGCGCTCGCGGCCCACGTCGTGCGCGGGATCGTCATCATGGGCCAACTGGCCCAACAGGCGTCTGGTAATTAG
- a CDS encoding alpha/beta fold hydrolase, protein MTLAQRPAWVDDELFPFESRFVDIDGHSIHYVDEGAGPTLLFLHGNPTWSFDYSSVIASLRNEFRCIAVDYPGFGLSVAAPGYRYLPAEHAEVIGRFVDALVLNGVTLVAHDWGGPIGLAAVQQRLDIVDRLVLTNTWAWPAGAPLVQLMSHVMGSPIGRLLIRQLNLFVNVMIPVGHRLTKPTTKQMAHYQKALDSPARREASAVFPREITASRAFLADVAEGLTDIAALPTLIIWGDADFAFGNDELQRWEQTFADHQTVTIKGAGHFVPSDAPEQFAAAIRDWHGPSS, encoded by the coding sequence ATGACACTGGCACAAAGGCCCGCCTGGGTCGATGACGAGTTGTTCCCATTCGAGAGCCGATTCGTCGACATCGACGGGCACAGCATCCACTACGTGGATGAAGGCGCGGGCCCGACGCTGCTCTTCCTCCACGGCAACCCGACCTGGTCGTTCGACTACAGCAGCGTCATCGCATCGTTACGTAATGAATTCCGTTGCATCGCAGTTGATTACCCGGGGTTCGGGCTGTCGGTAGCAGCGCCTGGATACCGGTATCTGCCAGCCGAACATGCGGAGGTAATCGGCAGGTTCGTGGACGCGCTGGTCCTGAACGGGGTAACGCTAGTCGCGCACGACTGGGGTGGCCCGATTGGGTTGGCGGCGGTGCAACAACGCCTCGATATCGTTGACCGGTTGGTACTGACCAACACCTGGGCATGGCCGGCCGGCGCCCCGCTCGTGCAGCTCATGTCCCACGTCATGGGCAGCCCAATCGGACGGCTGCTGATTCGCCAGCTCAACCTCTTCGTCAACGTCATGATCCCCGTCGGGCACCGCCTGACCAAGCCCACCACCAAGCAGATGGCCCACTACCAAAAGGCCCTCGACAGCCCTGCACGGCGAGAAGCCTCTGCCGTCTTCCCCCGCGAAATCACCGCCAGCCGTGCCTTTCTCGCTGATGTCGCGGAGGGGTTAACCGACATCGCTGCGTTGCCGACGCTGATCATCTGGGGCGACGCCGACTTCGCTTTCGGCAACGATGAACTGCAACGATGGGAGCAGACTTTCGCCGATCACCAGACCGTCACTATCAAAGGTGCTGGTCACTTCGTCCCCTCCGATGCGCCCGAACAATTCGCCGCGGCAATCCGCGACTGGCATGGGCCGTCGTCATAA
- a CDS encoding winged helix-turn-helix transcriptional regulator — MSRDYGQYCGLARALDVVGDRWNLLIVRELLMAPARFGALRDGLPGIATNLLTDRLRDLEAAGVIERRLSDDANAITYALTPWGAQLREPINSLIRWSTPLMIRGPEGDGFRPDGLLVALPALFSGRKPVDRSVAVGVKVDGVMVQLRGTESGIAVDRPDGRQLDAVLTAEAQLVLGLAAGLLSLDDIAASVDITGDQSALRNFFEAPKSGLPG, encoded by the coding sequence ATGAGTCGAGACTACGGTCAGTACTGCGGACTTGCCCGAGCCCTGGATGTGGTGGGCGACCGGTGGAATCTGTTGATTGTCCGCGAGCTATTGATGGCGCCTGCGCGGTTCGGGGCGCTGCGGGACGGGTTGCCGGGCATTGCGACGAATCTGCTGACGGATCGGCTCCGAGACCTGGAAGCTGCTGGTGTGATCGAGCGGCGCTTGTCCGACGACGCGAACGCGATCACCTACGCCCTTACCCCTTGGGGCGCCCAGCTGCGCGAGCCCATTAACTCGCTGATCCGCTGGTCGACGCCGCTGATGATCCGCGGACCCGAAGGCGATGGATTCCGTCCAGACGGACTCTTGGTGGCACTCCCCGCGCTCTTTTCCGGGCGTAAGCCCGTTGATCGTTCCGTAGCCGTGGGAGTCAAGGTGGACGGCGTCATGGTCCAACTGCGCGGCACAGAGAGTGGCATCGCCGTCGACCGCCCCGACGGACGTCAGCTTGACGCCGTGCTGACTGCCGAGGCACAGCTTGTGCTTGGACTCGCGGCGGGCTTGTTGTCACTTGACGACATCGCCGCAAGCGTCGACATCACCGGCGACCAATCCGCTCTGCGAAACTTTTTCGAGGCACCCAAGTCCGGCTTGCCCGGGTGA
- a CDS encoding cation diffusion facilitator family transporter → MFAPHSHDAAAGLDNALESSAAGIRAVKISLVVLGVTAIAQIVIVILSGSIALAADTIHNFADALTAVPLWIAFALSTKAATRRYTYGFGRVEDLAGLFVVAMIALSAIIAGYEAVQRLINPHPVEHVGWVALAGLLGFIGNEWVALYRIRVGRRIGSAALVADGLHARTDGITSLAVLGGAGGIALGFPLADPIFGLVITVAILTVLRTAARDVFRRLMDGVDPEFIDTAETALAARPGVRSVRSVRMRWIGHCLHADAELDIDPTLSLAEAHHIAHGAEHDLVHVVPKLATAMIHAYPADDDNPAELFPQSDLTATTLQTRRRWLRRVLKLQ, encoded by the coding sequence ATCTTCGCCCCGCACTCCCACGACGCGGCCGCCGGCCTAGACAACGCGTTGGAGTCCAGCGCGGCCGGTATCCGCGCGGTCAAGATCAGCCTGGTGGTGCTGGGTGTCACTGCGATCGCCCAGATCGTCATCGTGATCTTGTCCGGATCGATCGCCCTGGCCGCTGACACGATCCACAATTTCGCCGACGCCCTGACCGCGGTACCCCTGTGGATCGCGTTCGCGCTGAGCACCAAGGCCGCTACGCGCCGCTACACCTACGGCTTCGGCCGGGTTGAAGACCTTGCCGGACTGTTCGTCGTCGCGATGATCGCACTCTCGGCGATCATCGCCGGCTACGAAGCCGTTCAACGCCTCATCAACCCGCATCCCGTCGAACACGTCGGCTGGGTCGCGTTGGCTGGGCTACTTGGGTTCATCGGCAACGAATGGGTTGCGCTCTACCGCATCCGTGTCGGCCGGCGCATCGGCTCGGCAGCCCTGGTCGCCGACGGGCTGCACGCACGCACCGATGGGATTACCTCCCTAGCCGTGCTGGGCGGGGCCGGTGGGATCGCCCTGGGCTTCCCACTGGCCGACCCCATCTTCGGTCTGGTGATCACCGTGGCCATCCTGACGGTGCTGCGCACCGCGGCACGAGATGTGTTCCGCCGCTTGATGGATGGCGTCGACCCCGAGTTCATCGATACCGCCGAAACCGCGCTGGCCGCCCGCCCCGGAGTGCGGTCAGTCCGTAGCGTGCGAATGCGCTGGATCGGCCACTGCTTGCACGCCGACGCCGAACTCGACATCGACCCCACCCTCAGCCTCGCCGAGGCCCACCACATCGCCCATGGCGCCGAACACGATCTCGTCCACGTGGTACCCAAATTGGCTACCGCCATGATCCACGCGTACCCCGCCGACGACGACAACCCCGCCGAACTCTTCCCACAGTCAGATTTGACGGCCACCACACTCCAAACACGCCGGCGTTGGCTCCGCCGAGTGCTAAAGCTGCAGTAA
- a CDS encoding SDR family NAD(P)-dependent oxidoreductase translates to MRLRDKVAVVTGASQGLGQHLAIELAKEGAQVVLAARTKERLDDVAASITASGGRAVVVATDLCEEESCRELIEVTRKQVGPVDILILNAGSATYGRLDELLTLAPLREAVQVNLFGAVMPTFYALGDLIERKGLIAYVTSGAGHLPMAGYLGYTTSKHAMNGFFEALRLELRPHGVDVLTINPGDMYSDDGAGRTVVGPDGHQYKVDLSVYRRHDIPRRSASHVARRCIDAIVQRRRDVDESPPVQKIGSKLRIFAPQFVDRRIAQKALTMRSAFDAIADDQHRRQHPEVRPDCPWCLRTPTPLG, encoded by the coding sequence ATGAGATTGCGCGACAAAGTTGCTGTGGTCACCGGTGCCTCTCAGGGCCTCGGGCAGCACCTAGCGATCGAGCTGGCTAAAGAGGGTGCTCAGGTCGTGCTCGCCGCACGCACCAAAGAGCGCCTCGATGATGTCGCGGCGAGCATTACTGCATCAGGCGGCCGCGCTGTCGTCGTCGCCACCGACCTCTGCGAGGAGGAAAGCTGTCGCGAGCTCATCGAGGTCACTCGCAAACAGGTTGGGCCAGTTGACATTTTGATCTTGAATGCCGGATCGGCCACGTACGGCAGGCTTGACGAACTCCTCACCCTGGCTCCGCTACGCGAGGCGGTGCAGGTCAACCTGTTCGGCGCGGTCATGCCGACGTTCTATGCACTCGGCGACTTGATCGAGCGCAAAGGGTTGATCGCCTACGTCACCTCAGGAGCTGGCCACCTACCGATGGCCGGCTACCTGGGCTACACCACCAGCAAGCATGCAATGAACGGCTTTTTCGAAGCATTGCGTCTTGAGCTGCGGCCGCACGGCGTTGACGTGCTAACCATCAACCCCGGAGACATGTACAGCGACGACGGCGCTGGACGCACCGTCGTGGGTCCCGACGGTCACCAGTACAAAGTCGACCTGTCCGTCTATCGGCGCCACGACATCCCCCGCCGCTCGGCTAGCCACGTTGCACGCCGTTGCATCGATGCCATCGTGCAGCGACGACGCGACGTCGACGAATCTCCACCAGTCCAGAAAATCGGCAGCAAACTACGCATCTTTGCACCCCAATTCGTGGACCGCCGCATCGCCCAGAAAGCACTTACCATGCGCAGCGCGTTCGACGCGATCGCCGACGACCAACATCGCCGACAACACCCCGAGGTCCGCCCCGATTGTCCGTGGTGTCTACGAACCCCAACGCCGCTTGGCTAA
- a CDS encoding acyl-CoA synthetase, with protein sequence MREWPKCSTHHDLSHIEATPLADRNLPASTYDVVTEAETCWPDRVAVHLLPCAQQWAHAESWTYSQLAQTVRRCANLFTVLGLSRRDAVTVMSGNTGLVLAATLGAQAAAIAAPVNPALRAERIVALVRAARSKVIIAAGPELDAAVWSKACQVAAEVGVLAIFAVRPDGALTHAAELKPLSGIVVGYLDTALANQRADTLLCASPSAEDLASYFHTGGTTGAPKLAAHTHGNEVVMAWSLALVSTLPGGSPILAGLPLFHVNAVLVTGLAPLFRGHPVVWLGPDGYRDLAIYQHIWRIIQRYQVAAMSAVPTVYGVLAEIPIDADISTLQVAAVGAAPLPDAVAERFSSRTGIYLSQGYGLTEAACVSAASPSGVARAGSVGLRLPYQRLVAVDISAGGEITELPTGQCGQLMIQGPTVFPGYVGPNGRLEGADALRGGGLLTGDLGYVDADGYVFLVGRTKDIIIRGGHNIDPATIEDAMRAHPAVSDAAAVGRPDRHAGEVPVAYVVTSTTVSDDELVRWAQNTISESAAVPKAIHVVDAIPVTEIGKPFKPALRADAARRAVVEVLVAAGIRGAATQVTAEHDSGGQLVVRVEGLAPADVVAVRDELARLPLIVTFGTNPTHAPKPRSG encoded by the coding sequence GTGCGAGAGTGGCCGAAGTGCAGCACACATCACGACCTTTCACATATCGAGGCGACACCGCTGGCCGACAGAAACTTGCCCGCATCGACCTACGACGTCGTGACCGAGGCCGAAACCTGTTGGCCTGACCGGGTTGCCGTACACCTGCTGCCGTGTGCTCAACAGTGGGCCCACGCAGAATCCTGGACGTATTCTCAATTGGCTCAAACAGTGCGTCGCTGTGCCAACTTATTCACCGTTCTTGGGCTCTCTCGTCGTGATGCGGTCACGGTGATGTCGGGAAACACCGGCTTGGTCCTGGCAGCAACGCTGGGTGCACAGGCTGCCGCAATTGCGGCGCCGGTGAATCCGGCGTTGAGGGCCGAACGCATAGTCGCGCTGGTGCGCGCGGCGCGGTCGAAGGTGATTATCGCAGCGGGTCCCGAACTTGATGCAGCCGTGTGGAGCAAAGCTTGCCAGGTCGCGGCGGAGGTTGGGGTGCTGGCAATTTTTGCAGTGCGACCCGACGGCGCCCTCACGCACGCCGCTGAGCTTAAGCCATTGTCGGGCATCGTTGTCGGCTACCTGGACACCGCGCTGGCGAACCAGCGCGCCGACACCCTGCTGTGCGCTTCCCCCAGTGCTGAAGATCTGGCGAGTTATTTTCATACCGGCGGGACTACCGGTGCGCCCAAACTGGCTGCCCACACTCATGGCAATGAGGTTGTCATGGCGTGGTCGCTGGCCTTGGTGTCAACCCTGCCCGGGGGAAGCCCGATCCTGGCGGGGCTACCCCTGTTTCACGTTAATGCCGTGTTGGTCACGGGACTCGCGCCGCTGTTTCGGGGTCATCCCGTGGTCTGGTTAGGACCCGATGGGTATCGTGATCTCGCCATTTACCAACATATCTGGCGAATTATCCAACGCTACCAAGTCGCGGCGATGTCAGCGGTGCCGACTGTGTACGGGGTGCTGGCCGAGATCCCCATCGACGCCGACATTTCCACATTGCAGGTCGCCGCGGTAGGGGCAGCGCCGTTGCCGGACGCGGTTGCCGAGCGCTTTTCGAGTCGCACCGGCATCTACTTGAGCCAAGGCTATGGGCTCACAGAGGCGGCATGTGTGAGTGCCGCATCCCCATCCGGGGTTGCCCGTGCAGGATCGGTGGGACTGAGGCTGCCGTATCAACGCCTCGTGGCCGTCGACATCAGCGCGGGTGGCGAGATCACCGAGCTACCGACTGGTCAATGCGGGCAATTGATGATCCAGGGGCCGACGGTATTTCCCGGTTACGTCGGGCCGAACGGACGACTTGAGGGCGCTGACGCACTGCGCGGCGGCGGATTGCTCACTGGCGACTTAGGATACGTGGATGCAGACGGATATGTCTTCCTGGTCGGTCGCACCAAGGACATCATCATCCGCGGCGGCCACAACATCGACCCCGCAACCATTGAGGACGCAATGCGTGCTCACCCGGCTGTTTCGGATGCGGCCGCAGTCGGTCGTCCCGACCGCCATGCCGGTGAAGTGCCAGTCGCATATGTTGTGACGAGCACTACGGTCAGCGACGACGAACTGGTCAGGTGGGCGCAGAACACGATCAGCGAGTCGGCCGCAGTGCCGAAAGCGATTCATGTCGTCGATGCCATTCCTGTCACAGAGATCGGCAAGCCATTCAAGCCCGCCTTGCGTGCAGATGCCGCCCGCAGAGCAGTCGTGGAGGTGTTGGTTGCCGCCGGTATCCGCGGTGCTGCTACTCAGGTCACGGCCGAGCATGACAGTGGAGGCCAGCTCGTGGTCCGTGTGGAAGGCCTAGCACCTGCCGATGTTGTAGCCGTGCGTGATGAGTTGGCACGGCTGCCGCTGATCGTCACTTTCGGCACCAACCCCACACACGCCCCCAAACCTCGCTCTGGCTGA
- a CDS encoding TetR/AcrR family transcriptional regulator, whose amino-acid sequence MCARRVPEVTDRRQQLIDTARKLFAQRPYDQVTTSEIAKKAGVAYGLIAHHFENKRGLYLAVMNEIAVEIAAVQLSPPPEGASLTDQLRHALRSHISYIDSYAESFVALVRGQLGSDPDQQNTVDKLRWLGAQRILLAVGITEPIPPVLRTAMHGWVGYLDEMMIDRINTGDVDREVLVELAAATLVTTLQAARILDPSITLPAPIVKVLKTFRVTAEAVERS is encoded by the coding sequence ATGTGCGCCAGACGCGTCCCCGAAGTCACCGACAGGCGACAACAACTGATCGACACTGCGCGAAAGCTGTTCGCCCAGCGGCCCTACGATCAGGTCACCACCTCCGAAATCGCCAAGAAGGCGGGCGTAGCGTATGGCCTAATCGCGCACCACTTCGAAAACAAGCGCGGCCTATATCTGGCCGTCATGAACGAGATTGCAGTCGAGATCGCCGCGGTGCAACTGTCCCCTCCCCCCGAAGGCGCCTCCCTAACCGATCAACTCCGCCACGCGTTACGCAGCCACATCTCCTACATCGACAGCTACGCCGAAAGCTTCGTCGCACTTGTGCGCGGACAATTGGGATCTGACCCCGACCAACAGAACACCGTCGACAAACTGCGATGGCTGGGGGCCCAACGCATACTGCTCGCCGTCGGCATCACAGAACCCATCCCGCCGGTCCTGCGCACCGCCATGCACGGTTGGGTCGGCTACCTCGACGAAATGATGATCGACCGCATCAATACCGGCGATGTCGACCGCGAGGTCCTCGTTGAGCTGGCTGCTGCCACACTGGTAACCACACTGCAGGCTGCCCGCATTCTCGACCCCTCGATCACCCTACCTGCACCAATAGTCAAGGTGTTAAAAACATTTCGCGTCACCGCTGAAGCGGTTGAAAGATCCTAA
- a CDS encoding fumarylacetoacetate hydrolase family protein has translation MATFSTTTASGHVGLLDDDGIVVDLTAAKDGPATAVDLLSLPDWQTRAAALRVLGPRHPLDEVTLHAPIPAPPKYLAIGMNSREHRKDINIRWLLREPHLIRIAAGYMLAHPRPRHPFFFAKATSSIIGPTDTVVLPLRGDQVDWEGELGVVVGATIHDVSAAEARRAIAGYLIANDVSVRDWQTDNPTAAALAKGYPTHGPLGPWLTTPDAFDESSAQLRTYLNGRLTQQGRIADLILSPAEIISRLSQFCVLRPGDVIACGTFGGTGWPTGRFLKPGDQVRIEIDGLGELCNPVSAYSAQVLARQSVALVAAR, from the coding sequence GTGGCAACCTTTTCTACCACCACGGCCAGCGGTCATGTCGGACTGCTCGATGACGACGGCATCGTCGTTGATCTCACCGCAGCCAAGGACGGGCCCGCCACGGCGGTGGACCTGCTGAGCCTGCCGGACTGGCAAACTCGGGCGGCGGCACTGCGAGTTCTCGGGCCGCGCCATCCACTGGACGAGGTGACTTTGCACGCACCCATCCCAGCGCCGCCCAAATACCTTGCGATCGGGATGAATTCGCGAGAGCACCGCAAAGACATCAACATCCGCTGGCTGCTGCGAGAACCGCACTTGATCCGCATCGCCGCAGGGTACATGCTCGCCCACCCACGGCCCAGGCACCCGTTCTTCTTCGCCAAGGCCACCTCATCGATCATCGGCCCGACAGACACCGTCGTCTTGCCGCTGCGCGGTGATCAGGTCGACTGGGAAGGTGAACTCGGCGTCGTCGTCGGCGCCACGATCCACGATGTTAGCGCCGCCGAGGCCCGCCGGGCCATCGCTGGGTACCTGATCGCCAACGACGTCTCGGTGCGCGATTGGCAGACCGACAATCCCACTGCCGCGGCCCTGGCCAAGGGATACCCCACCCACGGCCCGCTGGGACCCTGGCTGACCACCCCGGACGCCTTCGACGAAAGCTCCGCGCAGTTGCGCACCTACCTCAACGGCCGCCTCACTCAGCAGGGTCGGATCGCTGACCTCATCCTGTCCCCCGCTGAAATCATCAGTAGGCTCAGCCAATTCTGCGTGCTGCGGCCCGGTGACGTCATCGCCTGCGGCACCTTCGGCGGGACCGGATGGCCCACGGGGCGCTTCCTAAAGCCAGGCGATCAGGTGCGTATCGAAATCGATGGACTCGGCGAGCTGTGCAACCCAGTAAGTGCCTACAGCGCGCAGGTGCTGGCGCGTCAGTCCGTGGCCCTGGTTGCGGCCCGATAG
- a CDS encoding VOC family protein — MNTRPVYPALKVGPEDLDRLPRPGSPAKLAHVVFKTPRLQQMSDWYTQVLDGMVVFADKRIAFITYDHEHHRVALIRIPRLLKIPGMFWKLHRKFWGFDHVAFTFDHLETLVTTYRRLSDAGIYPVWCINHGPTTSIYYEDPDGNRVELQVDNFASNRELMDWLVGGEFAENPIGVEFDPDVLERLVHADVPFSQLRRRGSAPPEGRKPRSGLRTLRWKTL; from the coding sequence GTGAACACGAGGCCTGTCTATCCAGCGCTCAAGGTCGGCCCCGAGGATCTTGACCGCCTACCCCGACCGGGATCGCCAGCCAAGTTAGCACACGTGGTGTTCAAAACCCCACGGCTGCAACAGATGAGCGACTGGTACACGCAGGTGCTCGACGGTATGGTCGTGTTCGCCGACAAGCGGATCGCATTCATTACCTATGACCACGAGCATCATCGCGTGGCATTGATCAGAATTCCTCGACTGCTAAAGATCCCGGGCATGTTCTGGAAACTACACCGCAAATTCTGGGGTTTCGACCACGTCGCCTTCACCTTCGACCACCTAGAAACCCTTGTCACCACCTACCGCCGTCTTTCCGATGCCGGGATCTATCCGGTGTGGTGTATCAATCACGGCCCGACCACATCGATCTACTATGAGGACCCCGACGGCAACCGGGTCGAGTTGCAGGTGGACAACTTCGCCTCCAATCGTGAATTGATGGACTGGCTAGTAGGCGGCGAGTTCGCTGAGAACCCGATCGGCGTCGAGTTCGACCCCGACGTGCTCGAACGCCTCGTGCACGCTGATGTCCCTTTCTCCCAACTGCGCCGACGCGGATCCGCGCCGCCCGAGGGCCGCAAGCCGCGCTCCGGGTTGCGCACTCTGCGCTGGAAAACCCTCTGA
- a CDS encoding SDR family NAD(P)-dependent oxidoreductase, translating to MTRRARRVTLDGARVLLTGASSGIGRELAVRLAAQGAQLVVVARRADLLEALGEEIASAGYMRPYAIPTDLSAPGAAAKLATAALDQFGDEIDMLINNAGGSLVGAQSRLGDDATARVLYEINFWTPLALSKEVIPTMLASGSGTIVNVTSTIQSVPLPLLGGYYGSSKSALAQATRALRLELAETPLRVVEVIPGATDTALRDIDELPWKGSPPKTLPPVSAESSAAAIVRGLKRGKQRIVYPSYSLAPLEFPAIGRLIARIGGRRVNTRGALELRTLTNKRKTP from the coding sequence ATGACGCGCCGGGCTCGTCGAGTGACGCTCGACGGTGCGCGTGTTCTGCTCACCGGGGCCTCCAGCGGCATCGGTCGGGAGCTGGCGGTGCGCCTGGCCGCCCAGGGCGCCCAGCTGGTGGTAGTCGCACGAAGGGCGGATCTGCTCGAGGCCCTCGGCGAGGAGATCGCCAGCGCGGGCTACATGCGCCCGTACGCGATTCCAACCGACTTGAGCGCGCCGGGGGCTGCGGCAAAGCTTGCGACGGCCGCGCTCGACCAGTTCGGGGACGAGATCGATATGTTGATCAACAATGCCGGCGGCAGTCTGGTTGGCGCGCAGTCACGCCTCGGCGACGACGCGACCGCGCGAGTACTGTATGAGATCAACTTTTGGACTCCTCTAGCGCTGAGCAAGGAGGTGATCCCCACCATGCTTGCGTCCGGCTCCGGAACCATCGTCAATGTCACCTCAACGATTCAGTCTGTCCCGTTGCCATTATTAGGCGGCTATTACGGTTCGTCGAAATCGGCGCTGGCGCAAGCGACTAGGGCGTTGCGGCTCGAGCTAGCCGAAACGCCGCTCCGGGTGGTCGAAGTTATCCCCGGCGCCACCGACACCGCCCTGCGCGACATCGACGAATTGCCCTGGAAAGGGTCCCCGCCCAAAACCTTGCCCCCGGTGTCCGCGGAATCGAGCGCTGCCGCGATCGTGCGGGGTCTCAAGCGGGGGAAGCAACGCATCGTTTATCCGTCCTATTCGCTTGCCCCACTTGAATTCCCCGCTATAGGGCGACTGATCGCCCGCATCGGAGGACGCCGCGTTAACACCCGCGGTGCCCTCGAGCTGCGGACGCTCACCAACAAAAGGAAGACCCCATGA